The sequence below is a genomic window from Pempheris klunzingeri isolate RE-2024b chromosome 12, fPemKlu1.hap1, whole genome shotgun sequence.
ACACAAGCTTTAAAGcatgaaagaaaaggagggcAAACTAAGCACCAAACAGGCTTTGGGTGATTTTTAGATGCTAGTTTGTTCTGAGAGCTGTCTCACAGAGTCACACTGATCTTTCTCTGACTATTTTTATGACAGGTTGTGGCAAGGACACTTGATCTCAGCAGTCACCCCGTggttccccctctctctctctctctctctctctctctctctcacacacacacacacatacacctgtcACTCTCTTTGGGACTTGATGTGCTTGTTGCAGGCCTTCAGTGACTAAGGCTACAGGAAATTACACAGTTGTTGATTATCATTCTCATATAATGTTTCAGTTGGGTCATTTGTAAACACCAAACTTCATATAAAAAGTATGCCATTTAATTCCTATGTCTATGGATTAAATACTATAGCAAAACAGGCACTGCGTATTGGGTTAGTTAGACAAAAATGACGGTATTCATGTCATAAAGAGCAGCAAGTTTTTACACAGATCCCAAACCAGTATCCCAAAGCAAATATACACgaataacacattaaaacacgACAGGACTTTTAACTCATGCCTAAGCTCCTCAGAAACGATTGTTCCAGTTATTTCACGATTATTGCCACTGTTCGGCTTATCACATGTACACTGGTAGTAACGAGATCAGCTGTTACAGAGTAAACAATGACCAATATAGTACAACAACGTGAGCGCCCAAAGGGGTCCAGAACGACACAACTACACGAGAAACTTCATGACGGGAAAAGTGGTTCAACGAGTAGAAAACAAGACTGAAATGGAAATGTGGGATAAAGGACACTTAATATTTAATGTGGGGTGTTACCTTAGTCTGCCGAAATTATGACCAGCCCGTCGGTTAGTTTTTGGTCCAAACCCGACCCGTCGACTGACGTTAAGCCCACAAGTTTGACAGATAACCGGAAATACGTCACTGGGGTGGCTAATGAGCGGGAGGGGCGCACATGCCACTCttataaaattaataataataactcacactttacttttttaaatagGTATCCTACTGCAAAAAGGTGTGGGCAGATTTTATATGGAGTTTTCTACAATATTACAACCTAAAATTAATTGCacaataaaagtattttttgactttttatttgtgTCCACAGTATCTAATTTTAATATTCTAATCTCATTATATCTAatataaacacaattaaaagcTCTCTTCCATGTCTCATCGTGTACTTCTAAAGTTGTCATTGTAAATGTCGATTGCCCGTGTGTACTACTTTAATGTAAGACTTCACACTTTGGCTATAAGCTCTGTAAAATAGCACAAAACAAAGTATCTACgcaatgaaatgtttaattacatttttttttttaattctggaACTTAATTTGCAATTATACTtcactttttcctgtttttgcttCTCTTTAGTTCATATGAAATTTGATTTACCTCCCACTTTTACTGGTTACAACCATTAAagtaaatatgaaaatgaagtaGGAACACAAGCCTGATAGCACATATTTATAGCAAAGGAAGAAATGACCTCACACATATCACAAAAAGTCCTGTGAAAAGAGTAAGTATGCACGTAAACAAATTATACAGGACAAAGAAAAGTAATGCAGGGTACTGAACACTAGATGGCAGAAGTACAACAACGAGCAAAGTTCAGTCCAGAAAAAAGTGATCTACAGAATAATAATTCTCACACAGACAACAGCTCTGCTCTTATCCTTGATTAAACTTGAGTCATGGCAGCCACAGAGAAACTAAAATGCACTTcttgtaaattaaaataaattttgtaACAGACAAGTGTTAAGCAATTATCTTATTTTCCAGTGCttgtagaaaaaaacaaagaaaatcacaCATTGATGATAATTAATCTGAGAAGCTTTATTAAAGCAGTTCAGAATCTCATACAGGGCACAAGTATCTACTAGGCAATGTAGATACCGTACTGTGTTCATGATAGCACATCTCAGATGTGATCTTTGTTAAATAAGTGTCAATTAATTGGTCAAGACTTGAGTACGTTTTTGACTTTCTCTACAGTATCTAACCGCTATCTCTCCAGCTACAGGGAAACAACAAATCCAGACCCCACCATCCCATTGGTTCATGAAGTTAGACCGTCTTTAAGTATTCCTATGAGAGATGTGCCTTTCTCCGTGCTCCAGTTCAGGTTTAATTCTTCTCGTAGTAGAACCATTTATCCACTGCGAATGAAAACATTACAGTCAGTCTCACATTGGATGATAATTTGAACATTATTCACAGGACTTACAggaatatttttgtaaatgctACCTGATGAGGGGACAGCTTCTTCTTTTCCACATGGACATGTCTAAAAATAGAGCGAAATGTCAGTGGTGTAATAATAATCAAGGAGGAATGAGGCCTGGTGTTGAAATCATGTTGTTATGTTGCAAAAAAGGATCCACAAAACTGTACTTACTTCATCAACAGCAGCCTTCGCCTCATCCGCTGAGCAGCAGTAAGGGCTGTCGCCGGCTGAAACGCAGGTGTTTTTGCTGTATTGGGCGATAAGACAGAAATCAAGATCCTAAAggtgcacacacatttcagagtaCATTTGTTCTACAAGCTGTGGTCACGGGAGTAAGAACAACATTTACCACTTCAGTTCACCAGCGCTGGTCTGTTTGGAAATGAGGGCTTTCCAGAACTTGTGAGTGCTCTTGATCACTTCAATGGCAAAGtcctaaaacacaaaaaacagtaaaCCTTGTTGAAACTAAGATACTTAGAGTTAACTACATCACTCGTGCAAGAAAAGTCTGTGTATAAATGCATTGCAAGTGAAGTTTCCAATGCTTTAAACAAGGCCATAAACTGCAATTCCTTAAAAGTAGGGCCTTGTcgctgcaaaaataaaaaataaatgcgcTGTGTTATGTGGAGACCTTGTCTTTGAACTCCTCGTTGAAAGCAAactggttctctggcttcccGTCTGGCACTTTGTACCTCTTGAACCAGTCAACCGTGGACTCCAGATAACCAGGTTTCAGGCGCTGGACGTCGCTGATGTCTGAACACAGAAGAGACAGCGAACAAGTTCGGTGTGACGCAGGACTGCTCAGAAACTcaggcagacaaaaaaaacaaagaggtgtcaaaataaaataaagtgcttACTGTTCAAGTCCTTGGCCTCCGGGTCCTCTACATTGATTGCAATCACTTTCCAATCAGTCTCACCCTCATCGATCATGGCCAGGATCCCGAGCGCCTTCACTCTGATTACCTCCCCACGGGAACACACCTACAGAGGGCGGTTTGCAGTTCACTTTCTGCTGTCATCAgcagtattttcctttttccacaCGCAAACAATGGAATCGATAATTACTGCGACTTAAGCGAAAGACCAACGAGGCGAGCGTTGTACCTTAGTGCCAATTTCACAGACGTCAATGGGGTCGTTGTCGCCACAG
It includes:
- the ppa1b gene encoding inorganic pyrophosphatase; the protein is MSFAVEERGNPNSLSYRLFFKNAEGKYISPFHDIPIYADESQNIFHMVVEVPRWTNAKMEIATKDLLNPIKQDVKKGKLRFVANVFPHKGYIWNYGAIPQTWEDPAHKDGDTGCCGDNDPIDVCEIGTKVCSRGEVIRVKALGILAMIDEGETDWKVIAINVEDPEAKDLNNISDVQRLKPGYLESTVDWFKRYKVPDGKPENQFAFNEEFKDKDFAIEVIKSTHKFWKALISKQTSAGELKCKNTCVSAGDSPYCCSADEAKAAVDETCPCGKEEAVPSSVDKWFYYEKN